In uncultured Bacteroides sp., the following proteins share a genomic window:
- the nfo gene encoding deoxyribonuclease IV, translating to MKYIGAHVSASGGVEFAPVNAHEIGANAFALFTKNQRQWVSKPLTSESIKLFKENCEKYHINVDHILPHDSYLINLGHPEEEGLQKSRAAFLDEMQRCEQLGLKLLNFHPGSHLSKIDPEECLNRIAESINIALDKTKGVTAVIENTAGQGTNMGNEFWQLKHIIDRVEDKDRVGVCLDTCHTFTAGYDFLDEENYNKVFKDFDDTVGFGYLRAIHLNDSKKALGTRVDRHDSIGKGFIGVEFFQRFIKDPRFDNMPIILETPDETLWKEEIALLRSFE from the coding sequence ATGAAATATATAGGAGCACATGTAAGTGCATCTGGAGGAGTAGAATTTGCTCCGGTAAATGCACATGAGATTGGAGCAAATGCTTTTGCTCTTTTTACTAAGAATCAACGTCAGTGGGTATCCAAGCCACTAACCTCCGAGAGCATAAAACTATTTAAGGAAAACTGTGAGAAATATCATATCAACGTAGATCATATACTTCCTCACGACAGTTACCTAATTAATCTTGGTCACCCGGAGGAGGAAGGATTGCAAAAAAGCCGTGCAGCTTTCCTTGACGAGATGCAACGTTGCGAACAGTTGGGATTAAAGCTGCTGAATTTCCATCCAGGCAGTCATCTAAGTAAAATAGATCCCGAAGAATGCCTGAATAGAATTGCCGAATCTATAAATATAGCTTTGGATAAAACGAAAGGAGTAACAGCAGTTATCGAAAATACAGCCGGACAAGGAACCAACATGGGTAATGAGTTCTGGCAACTAAAGCATATCATAGACCGGGTAGAAGACAAGGACCGTGTGGGAGTATGCCTCGACACCTGTCATACCTTCACTGCTGGTTATGATTTTCTTGATGAAGAAAATTACAATAAAGTATTTAAAGACTTTGATGATACTGTTGGCTTTGGATATTTACGTGCCATTCATTTAAACGACTCCAAAAAAGCTTTGGGTACACGGGTTGATCGCCACGATAGTATCGGGAAAGGCTTTATCGGAGTAGAATTCTTTCAACGGTTTATAAAAGATCCTCGCTTCGATAACATGCCAATTATTCTGGAAACACCAGATGAAACTCTTTGGAAAGAAGAGATTGCTCTATTAAGAAGCTTTGAGTAA
- a CDS encoding TrpB-like pyridoxal phosphate-dependent enzyme has product MSNQTKKFILPEEEIPHYWYNIQADMVNKPLPPLHPGTKQPLKAEDLYPIFAEELSRQELNQTDAWIEIPEEVRELYKNYRSTPLVRAYGLEKALGTPAHIYFKNESVSPVGSHKLNSALAQAYYCKKEGVTNITTETGAGQWGAALSYAANAFGLELAVYMVRVSYEQKPYRRSIMQTFGAQVTASPSMSTRAGKDVLTKFPNHPGSLGTAISEAIELATTTPNCKYVLGSVLNQVSLHQTVIGLEAEKQMKMAGEYPDIVIACFGGGSNFGGIAFPFMRHNILEGKKTRFIAAEPSSCPKLTRGKFQYDFGDEAGYTPLLPMFTLGHNFTPANIHAGGLRYHGAGTIVSQLMKDGLMEAVDLQQLDTFKAGILFAQTEGIIPAPESCHAIAAAILEANKCKETGEEKVILFNLSGHGLIDMASYDKYLSGDLVNYSLSDEDIAENLEKIGSLA; this is encoded by the coding sequence ATGAGTAATCAAACAAAGAAATTCATTCTTCCTGAAGAGGAAATTCCACATTATTGGTACAATATTCAGGCAGATATGGTGAACAAGCCTTTGCCTCCACTTCATCCTGGAACTAAACAACCGTTGAAAGCGGAAGATTTATACCCTATTTTCGCAGAAGAATTATCCAGACAGGAATTAAATCAAACGGATGCATGGATTGAAATTCCGGAAGAAGTACGTGAGCTTTATAAGAATTACCGTAGCACACCATTGGTACGTGCTTATGGTTTGGAAAAAGCATTGGGAACTCCTGCTCATATCTATTTTAAGAATGAAAGTGTCAGTCCGGTTGGTTCACATAAATTAAATTCTGCTCTGGCTCAGGCATACTATTGCAAAAAAGAAGGAGTAACAAATATAACTACTGAAACAGGTGCAGGACAATGGGGAGCAGCTCTCTCTTATGCAGCAAATGCGTTTGGGCTTGAACTAGCCGTTTATATGGTAAGGGTTAGTTATGAACAAAAACCTTACCGCCGATCTATTATGCAGACTTTCGGAGCCCAGGTTACTGCTTCACCTTCAATGTCTACCCGTGCCGGGAAAGATGTTCTGACAAAATTCCCTAACCATCCAGGTTCACTTGGTACTGCAATTTCTGAAGCGATCGAACTTGCTACTACTACTCCCAACTGTAAATACGTACTTGGGTCAGTATTAAATCAGGTATCACTTCATCAAACAGTTATTGGTCTGGAAGCTGAAAAACAAATGAAGATGGCTGGAGAATACCCGGACATTGTTATTGCTTGTTTCGGCGGCGGATCAAATTTTGGTGGAATTGCATTCCCTTTCATGCGTCACAATATTCTTGAAGGAAAGAAAACAAGATTTATTGCAGCTGAACCGTCTTCTTGTCCTAAGTTAACAAGAGGAAAGTTCCAGTATGACTTTGGTGATGAAGCAGGATATACTCCCCTATTGCCAATGTTCACTTTGGGTCATAACTTTACTCCTGCAAATATCCATGCTGGCGGTCTTCGTTATCATGGTGCGGGAACAATTGTTTCTCAATTAATGAAAGACGGATTAATGGAGGCTGTTGATTTACAACAACTCGATACATTCAAAGCTGGAATTCTATTTGCACAAACTGAAGGAATTATTCCGGCTCCGGAATCCTGTCACGCTATTGCAGCAGCCATACTGGAGGCCAACAAATGCAAAGAAACCGGCGAAGAAAAGGTTATCCTCTTTAATCTTTCCGGTCACGGATTAATAGATATGGCTTCGTATGATAAGTATCTTTCAGGTGATTTGGTTAATTACTCACTTAGTGATGAAGATATTGCTGAAAATCTGGAAAAGATTGGAAGTTTAGCTTAA
- a CDS encoding DUF4738 domain-containing protein yields the protein MKRITPYFILPIFLLCVSACNSKSNKQEKKETVTTDSIDSAGVQRMQESKNEQVVKMNGVSYHISLHRIANDTLPRVKTEAGEWFTDNAIHLQITRDNGNKVFGKTFTKKNFSSVVPDDFLSHSILEGMVFDKVTANSLCFAASVCYPQTDLYFPIRITIKSDGVMSMAKEELMEDAYPEDKD from the coding sequence ATGAAACGAATAACTCCCTATTTTATTTTGCCGATATTCTTACTTTGTGTATCAGCATGTAATAGCAAAAGTAACAAACAAGAAAAAAAAGAAACGGTTACTACAGATAGTATTGACTCTGCAGGAGTACAGCGTATGCAAGAATCTAAGAACGAACAGGTCGTTAAGATGAACGGCGTTTCTTATCATATATCTCTTCATCGCATAGCAAACGACACTCTCCCTCGTGTTAAGACCGAAGCAGGCGAATGGTTTACAGATAATGCAATTCATCTTCAGATTACCCGGGATAATGGCAATAAAGTGTTTGGTAAGACCTTTACTAAAAAGAATTTTTCTTCAGTTGTGCCCGATGATTTCCTTTCACATTCAATTCTGGAGGGTATGGTTTTTGATAAAGTAACTGCAAATAGTCTATGTTTTGCTGCCAGTGTATGTTATCCTCAAACCGATCTTTATTTTCCAATAAGAATTACTATTAAGTCTGATGGGGTAATGAGTATGGCAAAAGAGGAGCTTATGGAAGATGCTTATCCAGAAGACAAAGACTAG
- a CDS encoding polysaccharide biosynthesis/export family protein — protein sequence MNQRNYIFLLLLAIVGFSSCTSYKNVPYLKDSEKFTSEDYAKSAVLYSARIMPKDLLTITVSTITNPEDAYPFNLTVPSPISAAKNITTQPAMQTYLVDNDGKVNFPVLGLIKLGGLTKSEAEDLLKSKLKEYLKEDPIVTVRLVNYKISVIGEVTRPNTYAVENEKINIFEALSLAGDLTVYGRRDNVKIIREMEDGQKQVVVLSLNDKNIIFSPYFYLQQNDVIYVQPNKAKAQGSDIGSMTSILISTTSILVSLAGLIVTILK from the coding sequence ATGAATCAAAGAAATTACATTTTTCTTCTGTTACTAGCTATTGTTGGTTTTTCTTCGTGTACTTCTTATAAGAATGTTCCTTATTTGAAAGATTCGGAAAAATTCACATCAGAAGATTATGCAAAAAGTGCCGTACTTTATAGTGCACGAATTATGCCTAAGGATTTGCTCACAATTACTGTTAGTACAATCACAAATCCAGAAGATGCATATCCATTCAATCTAACTGTACCTTCTCCTATTTCTGCGGCTAAGAATATAACAACTCAGCCAGCCATGCAAACTTACTTGGTAGATAATGATGGCAAAGTAAATTTTCCAGTTCTTGGATTAATAAAACTTGGTGGATTAACAAAGTCTGAAGCAGAAGATTTACTTAAAAGTAAACTTAAAGAATATTTGAAAGAAGACCCTATTGTAACGGTTCGTTTGGTGAATTATAAGATTTCAGTTATAGGTGAAGTTACTAGACCAAATACTTATGCTGTTGAAAATGAAAAAATTAATATTTTTGAAGCGTTGTCACTGGCAGGTGATCTAACAGTTTATGGTAGAAGAGACAATGTAAAGATTATCCGTGAAATGGAAGATGGGCAGAAGCAAGTCGTTGTATTAAGCCTAAATGATAAAAATATTATTTTTTCTCCTTATTTCTATCTACAGCAGAATGATGTTATATATGTTCAACCTAATAAAGCTAAAGCACAAGGATCAGATATTGGTTCAATGACCAGTATTTTAATATCAACAACTTCTATTCTTGTTTCCTTAGCAGGTTTAATAGTTACCATCCTTAAATAA